The Phaenicophaeus curvirostris isolate KB17595 chromosome 15, BPBGC_Pcur_1.0, whole genome shotgun sequence genome window below encodes:
- the ETF1 gene encoding eukaryotic peptide chain release factor subunit 1 yields MADDPSAADRNVEIWKIKKLIKSLEAARGNGTSMISLIIPPKDQISRVAKMLADEFGTASNIKSRVNRLSVLGAITSVQQRLKLYNKVPPNGLVVYCGTIVTEEGKEKKVNIDFEPFKPINTSLYLCDNKFHTEALTALLSDDSKFGFIVIDGSGALFGTLQGNTREVLHKFTVDLPKKHGRGGQSALRFARLRMEKRHNYVRKVAETAVQLFISGDKVNVAGLVLAGSADFKTELSQSDMFDQRLQSKVLKLVDISYGGENGFNQAIELSTEVLSNVKFIQEKKLIGRYFDEISQDTGKYCFGVEDTLKALEMGAVEILIVYENLDIMRYVLHCQGTEEEKILYLTPEQEKDKSHFTDKETGQEHELIESMPLLEWFANNYKKFGATLEIVTDKSQEGSQFVKGFGGIGGILRYRVDFQGMEYQGGDDEFFDLDDY; encoded by the exons atggCGGACGATCCCAGCGCTGCCGACCGCAACGTGGAGATCTGGAAGATCAAGAAGCTCATCAAGAGCCTGGAGGCGGCGCGAGG caaTGGTACCAGCATGATATCGTTGATCATTCCCCCCAAAGACCAGATTTCCCGAGTGGCAAAAATGTTAGCGGATGAGTTTGGCACCGCCTCCAACATTAAGTCTCGAGTGAATcgcctttcagtactgggagccATTACATCTGTACAGCAAAGACTGAAACTCTATAACAAAG TACCTCCAAATGGTCTGGTTGTTTACTGTGGAACAATTGTGacggaagaaggaaaagagaagaaagtcaACATCGACTTTGAACCTTTCAAACCAATCAATACATCGTTGTACTTGTGTGACAACAAATTCCACACAGAG GCTCTTACAGCGCTGCTCTCTGATGACAGCAAGTTTGGCTTTATTGTAATAGATGGTAGCGGTGCGCTCTTTGGAACTCTTCAAGGAAACACGCGAGAAGTCCTGCACAAATTCACTGTGGATCTTCCAAAGAAGCATG GTAGAGGAGGTCAATCTGCCTTGCGCTTCGCTCGTTTGAGAATGGAGAAACGACACAACTACGTAAGGAAGGTAGCGGAGACGGCTGTGCAACTCTTCATTTCTGGTGACAAGGTGAACGTGGCTGGTCTCGTTTTAGCTGGCTCAGCGGACTTCAAAACTGAACTAAGTCAATCTGACATGTTTGATCAG cGGTTGCAATCCAAAGTGCTCAAACTAGTTGACATTTCATATGGAGGAGAAAATGGATTCAATCAAGCGATTGAGTTGTCAACTGAGGTCCTCTCCAATGTGAAATTCATTCAAGAGAAGAAACTAATAG GACGATACTTCGATGAAATCAGTCAGGACACGGGGAAGTACTGTTTTGGCGTTGAAGATACACTAAAAGCTTTGGAAATGGGAGCAGTAGAGATACTGATAGTCTATGAAAATCTGGATATAATGAGATACGTTCTGCACTGCCAAGGCACGGAGG AGGAGAAGATTCTGTATTTGACACCAGAGCAAGAGAAGGATAAATCCCACTTCACAGATAAAGAG ACGGGCCAGGAACATGAACTGATAGAAAGTATGCCCCTTCTGGAGTGGTTTGCAAACAACTACAAGAAATTTGGAGCAACATTGGAAATTGTTACAGACAAATCACAGGAAGGATCTCAATTTGTGAAAGGATTTGGAGGAATTGGAG GTATCTTGCGGTACCGAGTGGACTTCCAGGGAATGGAATACCAAGGAGGAGACGATGAATTTTTTGACCTTGATGACTACTAG